In the Salinirubrum litoreum genome, one interval contains:
- a CDS encoding metal-dependent hydrolase yields the protein MYRKGHLGVSLLVFAPIGFWLVRAGHTELAFLTGGVMCWLAMLPDVDHRIPGVPHRGPTHSLLFAGLVGLVFGAVGTLVGSQVSLGYSFGLGTFGFLLGFVTVVAHLVGDTLTPAGVNYLWPLSSYEYTLSVTPADSTVANYALFGLGVFAVAAATVVAFRIPV from the coding sequence ATGTATCGGAAGGGGCACCTCGGCGTCTCGTTGCTCGTCTTCGCACCGATCGGCTTCTGGCTGGTCCGCGCCGGTCACACCGAACTCGCCTTCCTCACCGGCGGCGTGATGTGCTGGCTGGCGATGCTCCCCGACGTGGACCACCGGATTCCCGGCGTTCCGCATCGCGGGCCGACCCACTCGCTGCTCTTCGCCGGTCTCGTCGGACTCGTCTTCGGCGCGGTCGGCACGCTCGTCGGGTCGCAGGTGTCGCTCGGCTACTCGTTCGGTCTCGGCACCTTCGGGTTTCTACTCGGGTTCGTCACCGTGGTCGCCCACCTCGTCGGCGACACGCTCACGCCGGCCGGCGTCAACTACCTCTGGCCGCTCTCCTCGTACGAGTACACCCTGTCGGTCACGCCGGCCGACAGCACCGTGGCGAACTACGCGCTGTTCGGACTGGGCGTCTTCGCGGTCGCGGCCGCGACGGTCGTCGCGTTCCGGATCCCGGTGTGA
- a CDS encoding AIR synthase family protein, translated as MSGKLTPDDLARYVFARTGAPDDRVRVGPSFGEDAAAIDLDAGTLVVSTDPISLAADRIGTLAMNVAANDVAASGGVPSFVTSTILLPDLDPDLVESITDQLDREGKRLGVAIVGGHTESVPALERPLLSLTCMGPADRYVPTGGAEVGDSVLLTKGAGIEATAVLATDFRDRIEQAGTTDPTVFERAESFFGDLSVMPESAVLSPVAAAMHDPTEGGVVAGLVELARASEVVLDVERDAVPIREETRLLCDAVGVDPLRVLGSGALAVTVPAEETDAALTALDDDGIEASEIGRVRDPASVADPETEADTDSAGLLLDEAFVTEVPRDEMYRLWE; from the coding sequence ATGAGCGGAAAGCTGACGCCCGACGACCTCGCCCGGTACGTCTTCGCGCGGACCGGCGCGCCGGACGACCGGGTGCGCGTCGGTCCCTCGTTCGGCGAGGACGCGGCGGCCATCGACCTCGACGCGGGGACGCTGGTCGTCTCCACCGACCCCATATCGCTGGCGGCCGACCGCATCGGGACGCTGGCGATGAACGTCGCCGCGAACGACGTGGCCGCCTCGGGTGGCGTCCCGTCGTTCGTCACGTCGACGATTCTCCTCCCCGACCTCGATCCCGACCTCGTCGAGTCGATCACCGACCAACTGGACCGCGAAGGGAAGCGACTCGGTGTCGCTATCGTCGGCGGCCATACCGAGAGCGTGCCGGCGCTGGAGCGGCCACTGCTCTCCTTGACCTGCATGGGACCGGCCGACCGCTACGTCCCGACCGGCGGAGCCGAGGTCGGCGACAGCGTCCTCCTGACGAAGGGGGCCGGTATCGAGGCGACGGCGGTGCTGGCGACCGACTTCCGCGACCGGATCGAGCAGGCCGGCACGACCGATCCGACCGTCTTCGAGCGTGCCGAGTCGTTCTTCGGCGACCTGAGCGTGATGCCCGAGTCGGCCGTGCTGTCGCCGGTCGCCGCCGCGATGCACGACCCGACCGAGGGCGGTGTCGTCGCCGGACTCGTCGAACTCGCCCGCGCCTCGGAGGTCGTCCTCGACGTAGAGCGCGACGCGGTCCCGATCCGGGAGGAGACGCGCCTGCTGTGTGACGCGGTCGGCGTCGACCCACTCCGGGTGCTCGGCTCCGGTGCGCTCGCCGTGACCGTGCCTGCCGAGGAGACCGACGCGGCACTCACTGCGCTGGACGACGACGGAATCGAGGCGAGCGAGATCGGTCGCGTGCGGGACCCGGCAAGCGTGGCCGACCCCGAGACCGAAGCTGACACAGACAGCGCCGGCCTCCTGCTGGACGAGGCGTTCGTCACCGAGGTTCCGCGCGACGAGATGTACCGACTCTGGGAGTGA
- a CDS encoding zinc-dependent alcohol dehydrogenase family protein, whose protein sequence is MRAAILHEYGEPLAIEDVPAPDPARDGAVVRVDACGVCRSDWHAWQGHGEWADDRVSPGQILGHEPAGEVLAVGEQVETLRAGDRVAVPFNLGDGTCPQCRTGHGNVCSDGLALGFEQAAQGAFAEQVHLPSADYNAIRLPDGVSPRDVAALGCRFMTAFHALSARADLGPGDWLAVHGCGGVGLSAVQIGDALGARVVAVDIADGKLARARDLGAEVVVDASAVAGDATPGDPAAGVPAAVRAETDGGAHVSVDALGVAETCRNSVASLRRRGQHVQLGLTTDAERGEIALPVDRIAMQSVDVLGSRGMPPTRADDLLRFVGRSDVDPGALVSREVALSDVSDRLAAMTDYGTDGVEVVTDFEN, encoded by the coding sequence ATGCGTGCCGCTATCCTCCACGAGTACGGCGAACCGCTCGCGATCGAAGACGTGCCGGCACCGGACCCTGCTCGGGACGGGGCAGTCGTCCGCGTCGACGCCTGCGGCGTCTGTCGGTCTGACTGGCACGCCTGGCAGGGCCACGGGGAGTGGGCCGACGACCGGGTGTCGCCGGGGCAGATTCTCGGGCACGAACCGGCGGGGGAGGTGCTCGCGGTCGGCGAGCAGGTCGAGACGCTCCGGGCAGGCGACCGCGTGGCGGTCCCGTTCAACCTCGGGGACGGCACCTGTCCGCAGTGCCGGACCGGTCACGGCAACGTCTGTTCCGACGGGTTGGCACTCGGCTTCGAGCAGGCGGCACAGGGGGCCTTCGCCGAACAGGTCCACCTGCCGAGCGCCGACTACAACGCAATTCGCCTGCCAGATGGCGTGTCGCCCCGCGACGTGGCCGCACTGGGCTGTCGGTTCATGACCGCCTTCCACGCACTGTCGGCCCGCGCCGACCTCGGGCCGGGTGACTGGCTCGCGGTCCACGGCTGTGGCGGCGTCGGCCTCTCGGCGGTCCAGATCGGTGACGCCCTCGGCGCTCGCGTCGTCGCGGTCGACATCGCCGACGGGAAACTGGCCCGCGCCCGCGACCTCGGCGCTGAGGTGGTCGTCGACGCCAGCGCGGTCGCCGGGGACGCGACGCCCGGCGACCCAGCGGCGGGTGTCCCGGCCGCCGTCCGCGCCGAGACGGACGGCGGGGCCCACGTCTCGGTGGACGCGCTGGGCGTCGCGGAGACCTGCCGGAACTCGGTCGCCTCTCTCCGCCGCCGGGGCCAGCACGTCCAACTCGGGTTGACGACCGACGCGGAACGCGGGGAGATCGCGCTCCCGGTCGACCGGATCGCCATGCAGTCCGTCGACGTCCTCGGTTCGCGCGGGATGCCGCCGACGCGGGCCGACGATCTCCTGCGGTTCGTCGGTCGGTCGGACGTCGACCCCGGCGCACTGGTGAGCCGAGAGGTCGCGCTGTCGGACGTCTCAGATCGACTCGCCGCGATGACCGACTACGGGACCGACGGTGTCGAGGTCGTGACCGACTTCGAGAACTGA